The following are encoded in a window of Natronoarchaeum philippinense genomic DNA:
- a CDS encoding glycosyltransferase family 4 protein, with translation MSESTVVFFHIASGSYGGGSHMLYRLLSSIDQGSINPVVLAQRDDTLTRKLRKEGIRVEIVPFRGSLDSYNEALLTGSISLKTRSAFRLLQFNAEARSVLRDADVIWCKNLRALLSIIPYSILSDARLLWNIGLGNPSTGFRRYLNTTAIRATDEILIESPVQAERIFTESQLRRARDKLTIISKGIDTDRFSPSPNPKQNEFRVGMASLITPRKRVEDFISAATRINESDPDIRFSIAGSPPDVDDTEYLDRLERLVASNGIEDVVTFEGWVDDMPSFYNSIDVFVLPSQNEGIPGSVKEAMATETPVIATNVGGVPEIVDHQTTGYLVKPKSPSQIADYLLELRENPDLMDEIGQNSRQRIVNEYSMEAYLQQYETILQR, from the coding sequence ATGAGTGAATCCACTGTCGTCTTTTTCCACATTGCTTCAGGATCTTATGGAGGGGGTTCCCACATGCTGTATCGGCTCCTTTCGTCCATCGATCAGGGGTCGATCAATCCTGTTGTGCTCGCTCAACGAGACGACACACTCACCCGAAAGCTAAGGAAAGAGGGTATCCGCGTCGAAATTGTTCCCTTCCGCGGCAGCCTTGACTCGTACAATGAAGCACTTTTGACCGGGTCGATCAGCCTGAAAACTCGTTCTGCTTTTCGACTGCTTCAGTTCAACGCTGAAGCTCGATCCGTGCTACGGGACGCAGACGTGATCTGGTGTAAGAATCTCCGGGCGCTATTGTCGATTATCCCGTATTCGATACTGTCTGATGCACGGCTCCTCTGGAACATCGGGCTTGGAAACCCTTCAACTGGTTTCAGACGATATCTCAATACAACTGCAATTCGTGCAACCGACGAAATTCTGATTGAATCCCCCGTTCAGGCAGAACGGATCTTCACGGAGTCTCAGCTTCGGCGTGCCAGAGATAAATTGACTATTATAAGTAAAGGTATAGACACTGACCGATTTTCTCCATCCCCGAACCCTAAGCAGAATGAATTTCGGGTGGGTATGGCCTCCTTGATTACTCCGCGCAAACGAGTCGAGGATTTCATATCGGCGGCCACACGCATCAACGAAAGCGATCCAGATATTCGCTTCTCAATTGCCGGCTCACCGCCCGACGTGGACGACACCGAGTATCTCGATCGTCTTGAACGACTCGTCGCATCGAATGGTATAGAGGACGTGGTTACGTTTGAGGGGTGGGTTGACGATATGCCGAGCTTCTACAATTCGATCGATGTGTTTGTTCTCCCATCTCAAAATGAGGGCATACCTGGCTCAGTCAAGGAAGCTATGGCCACTGAGACTCCCGTTATCGCCACGAACGTCGGAGGAGTACCGGAGATCGTCGATCACCAAACGACTGGGTATCTCGTCAAGCCGAAATCGCCGTCACAGATTGCAGACTATCTTCTAGAACTCCGTGAGAACCCCGATCTAATGGACGAAATTGGACAGAATAGTCGCCAACGAATCGTAAATGAATACTCTATGGAAGCATATCTGCAACAGTACGAGACAATTCTTCAACGATAA
- a CDS encoding sulfatase family protein encodes MATTPNILFIVMDTARAKTVYNDPEVMPNFYRIAEDGTLFTNAFSTAPWTLPSHASMFSGRYTSDHGTHAGSTSFDPDYPPLAQLLNRSGYRTAAFSSNTWVAPEFGFQRGFEHFSTWLKIVNGGVDLEAIAKEKNGLVEQGVAVGKSLFRRDAHRTILNALYAKFFKERYDSGARLKNWKIRRWLSSYGSDDRPFFIFANYLEPHLEYDPPEKFRPRFLPEHLDQSDFDGLNQNAWEYICDQVQMDNSDFELLEALYKAELNYLDYRLGNLYDYLDTSGLLEETMIVIAGDHGENIGDHGLMDHQYCLYDSLLHVPLLVRYPDKFPAGKRFDGLVEVRDLFPTLLEVADASTDDEAASSRSLQQALERGGREYVHGEYATPQPSIEALEQRVGQVPADVKEYDRSLRSVRSDEWKLIEGLDGTIELYNIDSDPSEQNDVSNDYLDTVDELSQLLRNRFSEFSDIPRESVQMNSSTKDRLEDLGYL; translated from the coding sequence ATGGCTACGACACCCAATATTCTATTTATTGTGATGGATACGGCCCGGGCAAAAACGGTCTATAATGATCCAGAGGTGATGCCTAACTTCTACCGGATTGCCGAAGATGGTACGCTGTTTACGAACGCCTTCAGCACCGCTCCGTGGACACTACCATCTCACGCCTCGATGTTCTCTGGTCGGTATACTTCTGACCATGGAACACATGCAGGATCGACATCATTTGACCCAGACTACCCCCCATTAGCTCAACTCCTCAACAGGTCCGGATATCGCACTGCTGCATTCTCCAGTAACACATGGGTTGCTCCAGAATTCGGATTTCAACGGGGGTTCGAACACTTCAGCACGTGGTTAAAGATCGTCAACGGCGGCGTGGATCTCGAAGCGATCGCGAAGGAGAAAAACGGTCTCGTTGAACAAGGGGTGGCAGTCGGCAAGAGTTTGTTCAGGCGCGATGCCCACCGAACGATTCTCAACGCCCTTTACGCGAAGTTTTTCAAGGAGCGCTATGACTCAGGTGCAAGACTAAAGAATTGGAAGATTCGACGCTGGCTATCTTCTTACGGCAGCGACGACCGACCATTCTTTATTTTCGCCAATTATCTGGAGCCGCACTTAGAGTACGATCCGCCTGAGAAATTCCGGCCGAGGTTCTTACCCGAACATCTTGATCAGTCAGATTTCGACGGCCTCAACCAGAACGCTTGGGAGTATATCTGTGATCAAGTGCAAATGGATAATTCCGATTTTGAACTGCTGGAAGCGTTGTACAAGGCAGAACTCAATTATCTCGATTATCGGCTCGGAAATCTGTACGACTACCTTGATACGAGTGGATTACTTGAGGAGACCATGATCGTGATTGCTGGAGATCATGGCGAAAACATTGGTGATCATGGGCTGATGGATCATCAGTATTGTCTCTACGATTCGTTACTTCATGTTCCGCTGCTCGTTCGGTATCCGGACAAATTCCCGGCAGGTAAGCGATTTGATGGTCTCGTTGAGGTCCGGGATCTGTTTCCGACACTACTGGAAGTCGCGGACGCATCAACTGACGATGAAGCCGCTTCAAGCCGAAGTTTACAGCAAGCGCTTGAGCGTGGGGGACGTGAATACGTGCATGGAGAGTACGCCACTCCCCAACCATCCATAGAAGCACTGGAACAACGTGTCGGGCAAGTTCCTGCGGACGTGAAAGAGTACGATCGATCGTTGCGATCAGTTAGGTCGGATGAGTGGAAACTTATCGAAGGATTGGATGGAACAATAGAATTGTATAATATCGATTCAGATCCTAGCGAACAAAATGATGTCTCAAACGATTATTTAGATACCGTTGATGAACTCTCACAGCTATTGCGCAATCGTTTCTCAGAATTCTCAGATATACCACGTGAATCAGTTCAAATGAACTCATCGACAAAAGATAGACTCGAAGATCTTGGTTATTTGTAA
- a CDS encoding glycosyltransferase family 2 protein, producing MNTTVSVIIPYSSTHTPKNMLLEAKESVKQQSVQTELIVVEDTDQRGPAWARNVGLERADTRYVAFLDADDLWEPDKLERQLKRMHETGAGLCVEGQQMTTGDFIQKLFVGQIGSLTPSILLDTHQTDVQFEESLQRREDHLFMLEAAQDAGVCFCEDIVTVRKQESGVSATTDSSLRFEADLHFLWLGWQRISEYKLHFSEFVHQLYHRHGRLKHTEGNFREAISYLIIATRIRVRPKTVAALCISVIFLLFKILGLDVSKYK from the coding sequence ATGAATACTACCGTCTCTGTTATTATTCCATATAGTTCTACTCATACCCCAAAGAACATGTTATTAGAGGCGAAAGAATCGGTTAAACAGCAATCCGTTCAGACAGAATTGATAGTCGTGGAAGACACAGACCAGCGTGGGCCGGCATGGGCTCGCAACGTCGGCCTTGAGCGGGCCGACACGAGATACGTTGCCTTTCTCGACGCGGACGATCTATGGGAACCCGACAAACTCGAACGGCAGCTAAAGCGAATGCACGAAACCGGGGCCGGACTGTGTGTCGAAGGGCAGCAGATGACGACAGGAGATTTCATTCAGAAGCTATTTGTTGGCCAGATCGGGTCGCTAACCCCCTCCATCCTACTTGATACCCATCAAACGGACGTACAATTTGAAGAATCACTTCAGCGACGAGAGGATCACCTCTTCATGCTCGAAGCAGCGCAAGATGCTGGTGTCTGTTTCTGTGAGGACATAGTAACGGTTCGAAAGCAAGAGAGCGGAGTATCAGCTACTACGGACTCCTCACTACGATTTGAAGCAGATTTACATTTTCTCTGGCTTGGCTGGCAGCGTATTTCAGAATATAAACTGCATTTCAGTGAGTTCGTTCACCAACTATATCACCGCCACGGGCGTCTAAAACATACAGAAGGCAACTTCCGTGAAGCAATATCATATCTGATAATAGCCACTCGAATTAGGGTGCGTCCAAAAACCGTTGCTGCTCTTTGTATCAGCGTAATATTTCTCTTATTTAAAATATTAGGTCTGGATGTGAGTAAATACAAATAG